The sequence TCTCGGCGTTGGCGTTCCTGCTGTTCGTCGGCCCGGCGAACCGCTGGGCGGTCGCCACGCTGCGCGACCGAGGCACAAGAGCCCCCTCCGAAAGGGCGATCCGATGAGTACCCCCACCGGTTTCGACGAACTGATCCATCCCTCCACCAGGCTGTCGGTGGTCGCGCTGCTCGCCGCCACGGAATGGGCCGACTTCGCCTTCATCCGGGACAGCCTCTCGCTCAGCGACTCCGCGCTCTCCAAGCAGCTGCACACCTTGGAGGAGGCCGGCTATCTGGAGATCCGCAAGGAGGGCGGCGGCCGCAAACGCCGCACCAAGGTACGGCTGACCGAGCGCGGCCGCGGCGCCTTCGAAGGCCATGTGGCGGCACTCCAGGCGATCGTCGAGGGCGCGGGACCGGCCGCGGCGGCGGCGCAGCAACGACACCAGGAACATGCAGAGGCACACCGATGACGAGTAATGCGCACCCGCCCCTGGAGCCCCTGCGGCCGACGAGCCCGGACGCTCCCACCACCGAGGCGGCCACACCCACCGCCGCCGGCCCGCCGGTCATCCAGGTACGCGATATGCGGATGGCCTACGGCGATGTCGGAGTGCTGCACGGCATCGATCTGGACATCCACCGCGGCGAGATCTTCGCCCTGCTCGGTCCCAACGGCGCCGGGAAGACCACCACCGTCGAGATCCTCGAAGGTTTCCGGCAGCGCTCCGCCGGTGACGTGCAGGTCCTGGGGACGGATCCGGCCCGCGGCGGCGATGCCTGGCGCGCCCGGATCGGCCTGGTCCTCCAGTCCTGGCGCGACCACCGGCGCTGGCGGGTCGGGGAGTTGCTGACCCACTTCGCCACCTACTACCCCGGTCCGCGCGACCCGGACGCGACGCTGGACCTGGTGGGCCTGCGCGACCGGGCCGACCGGCAGGTCGGGCAGCTGTCCGGCGGCCAGCGCCGCCGCCTGGACGTGGCGCTGGCCGTCATCGGCCGCCCCGAGCTGCTGTTCCTGGACGAGCCCACCACCGGCTTCGACCCCGAGGCGCGGCACGACTTCCACCTCATGGTCGAACGACTGGCCCGCGAGGAGGGCGTCACCGTTCTGCTCACCACCCACGATCTGGTGGAGGCCGAGCGGCTGGCCGACCGGATAGCCGTGCTGGTCAGCGGCCGGATCCGGGCCTACGGCACGCCGGTGGAACTGTCCCGGCGGGCCGCCGCCCAGGCCGAGGTCCGCTGGACGGCCGCCGACGGCACGCCCCGCCGCGAGCGCACCGAGGACCCCTCCCGGCTGGTCTGGGACCTCCACCGGGCGGCCGACGGACCGATAGCCGACCTGGAGGTCCGCCGGCCGACGCTGGAGGACACCTATCTGCACATGGTGCACAGCGGGGACGCGGCGGCGGACGCCGCGAGCGATATCAGCAACGAGGACGGAACCAGGGCCGGCGACGGCAACGGGTCTGTGCTCACCAGGGGGAAGAAGCACGCCGCATGACCACGAACCGGACCGCCGCACAGACGGCCGCGCAGGCCACCACCGAGACCGCCGCACAGGCCGGGGCCAGGCCCCGGGCGGCCGGGCCGCGCCACTGGCGCGCCGGGTTCCAGCGGGGCGCCATCGAAGTGCGCCATCTGATGCGCAACCCCAAGGAGATGAGCGGCTTCCTGGTGAATGTGGCCGTCGCGCTGGTGCTGGCGGGCAACCTCACCAAGCCGGTGCCCGGCACCCACATCCCGATGGGCCAGCTGTCGCTGGCGGGCTTCGCCGCGTATCTGGTCTTCCAGGTCGGGCTGGTCAACCTCCCGCAGGCCCTGGTGACCGAGCGGGAGGAGGGCGCCCTGCTGCGCCTGCGGGCCACACCCGGGGGCATACCGGCGTATCTGGTGGCCAAGGCGCTGGTGATGATCGCCATGGCGTACGGCCTGCTCATTGCGCTGCTGGGGGCCGGTGCCCTGGTGGTGAACGGGCCGCTGCCGCAGAGCGCCGAGGGCTGGCTGACGCTGCTGTGGGTGACCGCGCTGGGGCTGCTGGCCGTGATGCCGCTGGGCGCGGCCATAGGCACCGTCCTGCCCAATCCGCGCGAGGCGCTGGCGTTCATCATGGTGCCCGCGATGGGGCTGCTGTTCACCTCGGGAGCGCTGTTCCCGTTCAGCTCACTGCCGGTGGTGGTCCAGAAGATAGCCGCCGTCTTCCCGCTCAAGTGGATGGCGCAGGGCGTGCGGGCGGCCCTGCTGCCGGACGCCGTGCGGGCCGCGGAACCGGCCGGTTCCTGGGAGCTGCCGACCATCGCCATGGTGCTGAGCGCCTGGGCCGTCTTCGGCTTCCTCCTCGCGATACCCCTGCTGCGCCGCGCCGCGCGCCGCGAGTCCGGCTCGCGGCTGACCGAGCGGCACCGCAAGGCGGGGCTGAGCGGGGCGGCGGCGTAACGCCCTGGCTGGGGGCACCCTCCCCAGCTACCGCTGGGGGGACTTCCACCCAGCGGTAGCTGGGGAGGGTCGGTGGAGTAATGGCGGAGGCGTCGTGCCGTATCCATGGGGGTGGCGCCATCCGTTGGCGCGACGCCCCGGCCAGTGATGAAGTTGCCTCATGACTGGTTCCATGGAGGAGCCCACCACGGTTCCCCTCACCGGCCCTCTGCCGGGCCACCGACTCGGCGGGGCGCCCGGCCTGCCCGCCGGCCCGCTGCCCGGCGGGATGCCCGGCCGGATGGCTGACCGGATGCCCGGCGGGGCACCCGGCCGGACGCATGGCGCCGCGCCCCGCACGCCTCCCCCCACCCGTCCCGGTCCCGCCTCCCACGCCCACCCCCGCGACCTCGCCGTCCAAGCGGCCGTTGCGCGGGGGCTGGTCGGGCCGGGTGAGCCGGTCGCCGGGTTGCTGGATGTCGACGGGATCCGGCGGTCGGCGGCCGAACTGCGATCCGCCTTCGAGGAGTTCACGGCGCCGGGGACACCGGTTCTGCACGCCTTCGCGGTGAAGGCCGCCTCGCTGGTCCCCGTACTGCGGCTGCTGGCGCGGGAGGGGCTCGGATGCGAGGTGGCCAGCCCCGGGGAGCTGGCGCTGGCCCGGGCCGCACGGGTGCCGGCCCGTCGTACGGTGCTGGATTCGCCCGCCAAAACCCGCGCCGAACTGCGCGAGGCCCTGGCGCTCGGCATCGCGGTCAACGCCGACAACCCCGAGGAACTGTCCCGTATCGACGGCCTGATGGCCTCCGCACCGTCCACCGCGCCGATCGGACTGCGGATCAATCCGCAGATCGGCGGCGGCAGCATCGGCGCGATGAGCACCGCCACCGGCACCTCCAAATTCGGTGTGGGGCTCCGCGACGAGGGCGCACGCGCCTGGGTCGTACGGGCCTGCCTCGACCGCCCGTGGCTGACCCGGCTGCACGCCCATGTCGGTTCCCAGGGCATGTCACTGAAGCTGATGGCCGCGGGGGTGGCGGACCTGTACCACCTGGCCGAGGAGATCAACGAGCA is a genomic window of Streptomyces gilvosporeus containing:
- a CDS encoding ABC transporter ATP-binding protein; amino-acid sequence: MTSNAHPPLEPLRPTSPDAPTTEAATPTAAGPPVIQVRDMRMAYGDVGVLHGIDLDIHRGEIFALLGPNGAGKTTTVEILEGFRQRSAGDVQVLGTDPARGGDAWRARIGLVLQSWRDHRRWRVGELLTHFATYYPGPRDPDATLDLVGLRDRADRQVGQLSGGQRRRLDVALAVIGRPELLFLDEPTTGFDPEARHDFHLMVERLAREEGVTVLLTTHDLVEAERLADRIAVLVSGRIRAYGTPVELSRRAAAQAEVRWTAADGTPRRERTEDPSRLVWDLHRAADGPIADLEVRRPTLEDTYLHMVHSGDAAADAASDISNEDGTRAGDGNGSVLTRGKKHAA
- a CDS encoding ABC transporter permease, with translation MTTNRTAAQTAAQATTETAAQAGARPRAAGPRHWRAGFQRGAIEVRHLMRNPKEMSGFLVNVAVALVLAGNLTKPVPGTHIPMGQLSLAGFAAYLVFQVGLVNLPQALVTEREEGALLRLRATPGGIPAYLVAKALVMIAMAYGLLIALLGAGALVVNGPLPQSAEGWLTLLWVTALGLLAVMPLGAAIGTVLPNPREALAFIMVPAMGLLFTSGALFPFSSLPVVVQKIAAVFPLKWMAQGVRAALLPDAVRAAEPAGSWELPTIAMVLSAWAVFGFLLAIPLLRRAARRESGSRLTERHRKAGLSGAAA
- a CDS encoding transcriptional regulator, translating into MSTPTGFDELIHPSTRLSVVALLAATEWADFAFIRDSLSLSDSALSKQLHTLEEAGYLEIRKEGGGRKRRTKVRLTERGRGAFEGHVAALQAIVEGAGPAAAAAQQRHQEHAEAHR
- a CDS encoding diaminopimelate decarboxylase — protein: MADRMPGGAPGRTHGAAPRTPPPTRPGPASHAHPRDLAVQAAVARGLVGPGEPVAGLLDVDGIRRSAAELRSAFEEFTAPGTPVLHAFAVKAASLVPVLRLLAREGLGCEVASPGELALARAARVPARRTVLDSPAKTRAELREALALGIAVNADNPEELSRIDGLMASAPSTAPIGLRINPQIGGGSIGAMSTATGTSKFGVGLRDEGARAWVVRACLDRPWLTRLHAHVGSQGMSLKLMAAGVADLYHLAEEINEQAGRRQIDTLDIGGGLPVNFASDAVTPTFRDYAALLRSTVPGLMSGRYGLVTEFGRSLLAKHGTIVARVEYAKSAGGRPIAVTHAGAQVATRTVFAPDSWPVRVAAYDVHGLPKTGAPVAQDVAGPCCFAGDLVAENRPLPLLGSGDHVALLDTGAYYFSTHFAYNSLPRPGIHGYTAAPDGTVRFATVRAPQTLADLTAESGGDTPDALRGLT